From one Actinomyces sp. Marseille-P3109 genomic stretch:
- the map gene encoding type I methionyl aminopeptidase has product MFHDGPERVTASEVKDAETIERIRVAGRLAARAMAEAAKAIAPGVTTDELDRIAHEYLCDHGAYPSCLGYMGFPKSICTSINEVICHGIPDSTRLNEGDLINLDVTAYIGGVHGDTNATYAVGEVDPETELLIERTRTAMERGIKAVKPGREVNIIGRVIEAYAKRFSYGVVRDYTGHGVGEAFHSGLIIPHYDAAPLHDDVIETGMVFTIEPMLTLGGIEWEQWDDGWTVVTKDRSRTAQFEHTLVVTEDGAEVLTLP; this is encoded by the coding sequence ATGTTCCACGATGGCCCTGAGCGAGTCACGGCCTCAGAGGTCAAGGACGCCGAGACGATCGAGCGCATCCGGGTGGCGGGCCGACTGGCCGCTCGCGCCATGGCCGAGGCTGCCAAGGCGATCGCCCCGGGGGTGACGACCGACGAGCTGGACCGGATCGCGCACGAGTACCTGTGCGACCACGGCGCCTACCCCTCCTGCCTGGGATACATGGGGTTCCCCAAGTCGATCTGCACCTCGATCAACGAGGTCATCTGCCACGGGATCCCCGACTCGACCCGCCTCAACGAGGGTGACCTCATCAACCTCGACGTCACCGCGTACATCGGAGGGGTCCACGGCGACACGAACGCCACCTACGCCGTCGGCGAGGTCGACCCGGAGACGGAGCTGCTCATCGAGCGGACCCGCACCGCGATGGAACGGGGCATCAAGGCGGTCAAGCCCGGCCGCGAGGTCAACATCATCGGCCGGGTCATCGAGGCCTACGCCAAGCGCTTCAGCTACGGCGTGGTCCGTGACTACACCGGGCACGGCGTCGGCGAGGCTTTCCACTCCGGACTCATCATTCCGCACTACGACGCCGCTCCCCTCCACGACGACGTCATCGAAACAGGTATGGTATTCACCATCGAGCCGATGCTCACGCTGGGCGGTATCGAGTGGGAGCAGTGGGACGACGGCTGGACGGTGGTTACCAAGGACCGTTCCCGTACCGCGCAGTTTGAGCACACACTGGTGGTGACCGAGGACGGCGCGGAGGTCCTCACCCTGCCCTGA
- a CDS encoding YaaA family protein has product MRVLILLPPSEGKTAPASGPSLDLGSLLDAERLTSPRREVMSALTESSRRPDGPSILGLGPRSAELVEANLLLETSPCAPAYQLFTGVLYEAAGLDSIAKNTAGRKALEHHCVIFSGLWGILSPTDEVPDHRLSMGTSLPGPGRLPSFWKPHLAASLTDMAAQGLVVDCRSADYAAAWKPSVRDGVEIMTVRAVRIADDGSRKVISHMAKQARGLLTGELLRAVAGRTLPPEARADDVAALAARLSGVDDVEVSEADRQGRRVLTLVTR; this is encoded by the coding sequence GTGCGGGTGCTGATCCTGTTGCCTCCGTCCGAGGGAAAGACCGCTCCAGCCAGTGGCCCGTCACTGGATCTCGGCTCGCTCCTGGATGCCGAGCGGCTGACCTCACCACGCCGTGAGGTGATGTCGGCGCTGACCGAGTCGAGCCGGCGTCCGGACGGCCCCTCCATTCTGGGGCTGGGGCCACGCAGCGCAGAACTGGTGGAGGCGAACCTGTTGCTGGAGACCTCGCCCTGCGCCCCTGCCTATCAGCTGTTCACCGGGGTGCTCTACGAGGCCGCCGGGCTCGACTCGATCGCCAAGAACACGGCTGGACGCAAGGCCCTGGAGCACCACTGCGTGATCTTCTCCGGCCTGTGGGGCATCCTCTCGCCCACCGATGAGGTGCCGGACCACCGTCTGTCGATGGGCACGTCACTGCCCGGCCCGGGGCGCCTGCCGTCATTCTGGAAGCCGCACCTTGCCGCGTCGTTGACCGACATGGCGGCGCAGGGACTGGTGGTCGACTGCCGGTCAGCAGACTATGCGGCCGCGTGGAAGCCGTCCGTCCGCGACGGCGTCGAAATCATGACGGTGCGCGCGGTGCGCATCGCCGACGACGGCTCCCGCAAGGTCATCTCCCACATGGCTAAGCAGGCTCGAGGGCTCCTCACCGGTGAGCTCCTCAGGGCCGTTGCCGGCAGGACCCTGCCACCAGAGGCGCGCGCTGACGACGTCGCCGCTCTCGCCGCACGGTTGAGCGGCGTCGACGACGTTGAGGTTTCCGAGGCGGACCGGCAGGGACGGCGGGTTCTCACCCTGGTGACTCGTTGA
- a CDS encoding zinc ribbon domain-containing protein codes for MTSAPIAQQRLLIDLQDLDSRLARLRHERKHLPVLNRIESVIERLKTNKRAAIQADASLTEAKARATRSEDEVGQVVRRAEVLRERLHSGNSAARDLSAIQGEIDQLGQRQAALEEAQIVAMEALDSAREEVERLSREESEIRAAGRELTAERDAEFARLDEEIESLENQRADLAGTIEAALLADYEAVRTSTGGLGAVALRGRIIEGGAVEISPQELARIVAAPQDEVIHAEENDVIVVRMDI; via the coding sequence GTGACAAGCGCCCCCATCGCCCAGCAGCGCCTTCTCATCGACCTCCAGGACCTCGACTCCCGCCTGGCACGGCTGCGTCACGAGCGCAAGCACCTTCCGGTCCTCAACCGTATCGAGTCGGTCATCGAGCGTCTCAAGACCAACAAGCGGGCCGCCATTCAGGCCGATGCCTCCCTCACCGAGGCCAAGGCGCGGGCCACCCGCAGCGAGGATGAGGTCGGCCAGGTGGTGCGCCGTGCCGAGGTGCTGCGCGAGCGCCTCCACTCGGGCAATAGCGCGGCCCGTGACCTGTCCGCCATTCAGGGCGAGATCGACCAGCTCGGTCAGCGTCAGGCGGCCCTGGAGGAGGCACAGATCGTGGCCATGGAGGCGCTGGACTCGGCCCGTGAGGAGGTGGAACGGCTCAGTCGGGAGGAGTCCGAGATCCGTGCGGCCGGACGCGAGCTCACCGCCGAACGCGACGCCGAGTTCGCCCGACTCGACGAGGAGATCGAGTCCCTAGAGAACCAGCGGGCAGACCTGGCCGGAACCATTGAGGCTGCCCTCTTGGCCGACTATGAAGCAGTCCGCACCTCCACCGGGGGCCTTGGCGCAGTCGCTCTCAGGGGACGGATCATCGAGGGCGGTGCCGTTGAGATCAGCCCCCAGGAGCTGGCGCGTATCGTGGCCGCCCCGCAGGATGAGGTCATCCACGCCGAGGAGAATGACGTCATCGTCGTACGGATGGACATCTGA
- a CDS encoding Nif3-like dinuclear metal center hexameric protein, which produces MSHTSAPASSGAGHQSSQEHLDGFLSVGDVVALVEAAAPPGLAASWDSNGLICGDPADPVRSILLAVDPVAAVVDEAVDSGVDMIITHHPLYLRGTDHVAATDPKGRSIHRLIRAGIALLNAHTSLDAAHGGVAEALAERVGLTSAVPLEPDPASPEQGIGRIGVLPQPVTLRQLAADVAAALPDSAPGLLVGGDLDAVVERIAVSGGAGDSLLQRAREAGADVFLTADLRHHPASEHLEDGRPYLLCGTHWATEWVGLEPLAGRLEEGARSHGASLTVRVSHIVTDPWVLRLSTGSDEA; this is translated from the coding sequence ATGAGCCACACCTCCGCACCCGCATCTTCTGGCGCCGGACACCAGTCATCACAGGAGCACCTGGACGGCTTCCTGAGCGTCGGCGACGTCGTCGCCCTCGTGGAAGCAGCCGCGCCCCCCGGCCTGGCGGCCTCGTGGGACTCCAACGGGCTCATCTGCGGGGATCCCGCCGACCCGGTACGCAGCATCCTCCTGGCCGTCGACCCCGTGGCGGCCGTCGTCGACGAGGCCGTCGACTCCGGTGTCGACATGATCATCACCCACCACCCGCTCTACCTGCGCGGAACCGACCACGTTGCGGCCACTGACCCCAAGGGCCGCTCCATCCATCGCCTCATCCGTGCTGGCATCGCACTCCTCAACGCCCACACCAGCCTCGACGCCGCCCACGGGGGAGTGGCCGAGGCCCTCGCCGAGCGTGTGGGTCTGACCTCGGCCGTTCCTCTCGAGCCCGATCCGGCCTCCCCGGAGCAGGGCATCGGTCGTATCGGCGTGCTCCCGCAACCCGTCACCCTGCGTCAGCTCGCCGCAGACGTCGCTGCTGCCCTGCCCGACTCGGCTCCCGGCCTCCTCGTGGGCGGGGACCTTGACGCCGTCGTCGAGCGCATCGCCGTCTCAGGTGGGGCGGGCGACTCTCTCCTGCAACGGGCTCGCGAGGCCGGAGCCGATGTGTTCCTCACGGCGGACCTGCGCCACCACCCCGCCTCCGAGCACTTGGAGGACGGTCGCCCCTACCTCCTGTGCGGAACGCACTGGGCCACCGAGTGGGTCGGCCTGGAGCCTCTGGCCGGCCGGCTGGAGGAAGGTGCTCGCTCCCACGGCGCCTCACTGACGGTCCGGGTCTCCCACATTGTCACGGACCCCTGGGTGCTGCGGCTGTCCACTGGATCAGATGAGGCGTGA
- a CDS encoding recombinase family protein, with translation MPDALAPDPFTAMAAQLTPKRAVSYIRVSTREQAQRGGSEEGFSLPAQREANKRKAQSMGALVVKEFADRGESARSANRPELQKMLAYLKEDGGIDYVIVHKLDRLARNRADDVEINRAFEEAGVRLVSTSENIDQTPGGMLLHGIMSSIAEFYSRNLANEVIKGMGEKARNGGTLGKAPLGYVNVRGRDEHGREVRTVELDQQRAPLLRLAFSEYATGNWTVSQLAKHLAGLGLDVPETPSKPARPITKGRLHTLLRHPYYKGVVQFQGVEYAGKHEPLVDEETWQAVQAVLGSHRSGERERMHNHFLKSTVVCGQCGSRLLVQNTKNGKGVLYPYFICARRQRLHDCSFKAVLIEVVEAQMQEVYRRLYVSEADRQEIERYLLAELARIEGEKDRSVRSLTARRTNLEDERRRLLQAHYGGAVPLELLKEEQERLGRELAGIQRQLDAYQADAKLVRAHVEQALDLLEDCYRLYMAAPDHLRKQLNQVFFERVLVNPAVDEDGRVILPGEGGDDGAGGELQDADDGVSGAGGEGDEQEPGVRAVDDAGDEPTRRADEAPCSVRVTDTGSDVCLEARLNRPFDQLASARLRAVARIAALRKSPTSTGGGRRSPAETAAGAVSQGEGLYSDAVVPPAGLEPARP, from the coding sequence ATGCCTGACGCACTCGCCCCCGATCCCTTCACCGCTATGGCGGCGCAACTGACTCCGAAGCGGGCCGTCTCATACATCCGTGTCTCCACCCGCGAGCAGGCTCAACGTGGCGGTAGTGAGGAGGGCTTCTCCTTGCCGGCCCAGCGGGAGGCCAACAAGCGCAAGGCCCAGTCGATGGGTGCGCTGGTGGTTAAGGAGTTCGCTGATCGGGGTGAGTCGGCTCGTAGTGCGAACCGTCCTGAGCTGCAGAAGATGCTGGCGTACCTCAAAGAAGACGGCGGGATCGACTATGTCATCGTCCACAAGCTAGATCGCCTGGCACGGAACCGAGCGGATGATGTGGAGATAAACCGGGCCTTCGAGGAGGCCGGCGTCCGCCTCGTCTCCACCAGTGAGAACATCGACCAGACGCCTGGTGGGATGCTGCTGCACGGCATCATGAGTAGTATCGCTGAGTTCTACAGCCGCAACCTGGCTAATGAGGTCATCAAGGGGATGGGAGAGAAAGCAAGGAACGGCGGCACACTGGGTAAAGCGCCGCTGGGGTATGTGAATGTGCGGGGGCGGGATGAGCATGGGAGAGAGGTTCGGACGGTTGAACTCGACCAGCAGCGTGCTCCCCTGCTTCGCCTCGCCTTCTCCGAGTATGCGACCGGGAACTGGACAGTCAGTCAACTAGCCAAGCATTTGGCAGGGCTGGGGCTGGACGTGCCAGAGACGCCGAGCAAGCCGGCTCGGCCCATTACCAAGGGGCGGCTGCATACGTTGCTGCGGCACCCGTACTACAAGGGTGTGGTGCAGTTCCAGGGTGTGGAGTATGCGGGCAAGCACGAGCCGCTGGTAGATGAGGAGACGTGGCAGGCGGTGCAGGCTGTGCTGGGCTCCCATCGCAGTGGTGAGCGGGAGCGGATGCATAACCATTTCCTGAAGAGCACGGTGGTGTGTGGGCAGTGCGGTAGTCGGCTGCTGGTGCAGAACACGAAGAATGGCAAGGGGGTGCTGTACCCCTACTTCATCTGTGCCAGGCGGCAGCGGCTGCATGACTGCTCCTTCAAGGCGGTGCTCATTGAGGTGGTGGAGGCGCAGATGCAGGAGGTGTATCGGCGGCTGTATGTCAGTGAGGCGGATCGCCAGGAGATTGAGCGATATCTGCTGGCGGAGTTGGCACGGATTGAGGGGGAGAAGGATCGAAGCGTCCGGTCGCTGACGGCGCGGCGGACGAACCTAGAGGATGAGCGGCGCAGGCTGCTGCAGGCGCACTACGGTGGGGCGGTGCCGCTGGAACTGCTCAAGGAGGAGCAGGAGCGGCTGGGGCGAGAGCTAGCGGGGATTCAGCGTCAGCTCGATGCCTACCAGGCAGATGCCAAGCTGGTGCGGGCGCATGTGGAGCAGGCGCTGGATCTGCTGGAGGACTGTTACCGGTTGTATATGGCGGCACCGGATCACCTGAGGAAGCAGCTGAACCAGGTGTTCTTCGAGCGGGTGCTGGTGAACCCGGCGGTGGATGAGGACGGGCGGGTCATCCTGCCTGGCGAAGGTGGTGATGACGGGGCTGGCGGAGAGTTGCAGGATGCGGACGATGGTGTGAGTGGTGCTGGTGGAGAGGGTGATGAGCAAGAGCCCGGTGTGCGTGCGGTAGACGATGCTGGTGATGAGCCAACACGTCGAGCTGATGAGGCGCCCTGCTCTGTCCGTGTGACGGACACCGGCAGCGATGTCTGCCTGGAAGCACGACTCAACCGGCCGTTCGACCAGCTGGCCAGCGCACGGCTGCGCGCCGTGGCACGGATCGCTGCCCTACGAAAATCGCCCACCTCGACAGGAGGTGGGCGACGGTCCCCGGCTGAGACAGCCGCAGGGGCTGTTTCTCAGGGTGAGGGTTTGTATAGCGATGCTGTGGTGCCCCCGGCGGGACTCGAACCCGCACGCCCGTAG
- a CDS encoding recombinase family protein encodes MTTQTKTNARDERPTVLEAVSATALDSQAGTGAIAIFYGAARYPFELARQRELVEDYAEQAGLNLVTEFHDRQQRQDGLSMLLDACRRGGVEYVITASWPTPNLTTTEADAVVEQLAASGTHLVCLNSWRPGDGTPPAWWNDEEGAWIRQLDALREEDRRQREQTNQPSQPGETGGADEVDQAGEASQPSDGNQASRTGNASEHTETTKEVHHA; translated from the coding sequence ATGACAACACAGACAAAGACGAACGCACGAGATGAGCGCCCGACGGTGCTGGAGGCGGTGTCCGCCACCGCGCTGGACAGCCAGGCGGGTACCGGGGCGATCGCCATCTTCTACGGCGCGGCCCGCTACCCCTTCGAGCTAGCCCGGCAACGGGAGCTGGTCGAGGACTACGCCGAGCAGGCCGGCCTCAACCTGGTCACCGAGTTCCACGACCGACAGCAGCGCCAGGACGGGCTGAGCATGCTGCTCGATGCCTGCCGGCGCGGTGGAGTGGAGTACGTCATCACGGCGAGCTGGCCCACCCCCAACCTCACCACCACCGAAGCAGACGCGGTCGTCGAGCAGCTCGCAGCCAGCGGTACCCACCTGGTCTGCCTCAACAGCTGGCGCCCCGGCGACGGCACCCCACCCGCCTGGTGGAACGACGAGGAAGGCGCATGGATCCGGCAGCTCGACGCGCTGAGGGAGGAAGACCGTCGACAGCGTGAGCAGACCAATCAGCCCAGCCAGCCTGGCGAAACCGGTGGAGCCGATGAAGTAGATCAGGCTGGGGAGGCTAGCCAGCCCAGCGACGGCAACCAGGCCAGTCGAACCGGCAACGCCAGTGAACACACCGAAACCACCAAGGAGGTGCACCATGCCTGA
- a CDS encoding replication-relaxation family protein → MNRSPTESTARFSSLVPPPIHPMQARLLALVAAHRFATTTQLARLTAPEYASPASALRQTQRHLASLAQQRLLTSLERRVGGWQGGSAVTIWAATTRGQRLIAADEGEEVPRRQRPREVSTTFLDHLLAITEVRTSIEEAVRQEEDTEAAVALEPDCWRTALSPSGQVQVLRPDLAVTITSPAYEDRYLVEVDRATENPGRVIATCWRYQEHQATSASASDGDVFPLVVWLVPTDRRRHRLERAIAHSTGLLRDLFRVIRLDQLPTLIHGGPAAIPTPQPSNQTR, encoded by the coding sequence ATGAACCGGTCACCCACAGAGAGCACGGCCCGGTTCTCATCGCTGGTGCCCCCGCCGATCCATCCGATGCAGGCGCGCCTGCTCGCCCTGGTGGCGGCCCACCGCTTCGCCACCACCACACAGCTCGCCCGGCTGACCGCACCGGAGTACGCCTCGCCGGCATCGGCCCTGCGCCAGACCCAGCGCCACCTGGCCAGCCTGGCCCAGCAGCGCCTCCTGACGAGCCTGGAGCGGCGGGTCGGGGGCTGGCAGGGCGGCTCAGCCGTAACCATCTGGGCCGCCACCACTCGAGGCCAGCGGCTTATAGCTGCAGACGAGGGTGAGGAGGTGCCGCGGCGGCAGCGGCCCCGTGAGGTGTCGACCACCTTCCTGGACCACCTCCTCGCAATAACGGAGGTGCGCACCAGCATCGAGGAGGCCGTCCGCCAGGAGGAGGACACCGAGGCGGCAGTGGCCTTGGAGCCGGACTGCTGGCGCACTGCGCTCAGCCCCAGCGGCCAGGTGCAGGTGCTGCGCCCCGACCTGGCCGTGACCATCACCAGCCCAGCCTATGAGGACCGCTACCTCGTCGAGGTTGATCGGGCTACCGAGAACCCCGGCCGCGTCATCGCCACCTGCTGGCGCTACCAGGAACACCAAGCCACCAGCGCCTCGGCCAGCGACGGCGATGTCTTCCCCCTGGTGGTCTGGCTCGTCCCCACCGACCGCAGACGCCACCGCCTGGAGCGAGCCATCGCCCACAGCACCGGCCTGCTGCGCGACCTCTTCCGCGTCATCCGCCTCGACCAGCTGCCCACCCTGATCCATGGTGGCCCCGCCGCCATCCCCACCCCACAACCCAGCAACCAGACACGCTGA
- a CDS encoding type IV secretory system conjugative DNA transfer family protein: MSQAVVVSARPVGVGLAAERLVAVVRAVLASLAVTAEDEELVVQLQLGRRFAPEALGRVEPQGWLELLGLVPIPSLSGERGRRLKAQVGRHRAAVCLRLGVRAASPLRQRTLLQGLLGALRVLEGPGMRLRARTEHPARLDAVRRPWRAGLELGAGEIVAMAGWPIGELPLPLLGSGHPRLVAPPPEVGSGSSQRVVGASAVPGKEELVRLPISDAIYHTHLLGPTGVGKSTVLLSLALADAAEGRGLLLLDPKGDLATDFVARLPQERAADVVVLDPTNPCPVGFNPLAGPPELAVVTAEAVLGVLAELFRDSWGIRTADVLSAALLTLARIPQATLVWLVPLLTNPAFRRRVLALAPPDPLGTDVFWQGYEAKPVRTQAVEVAPVLNKLRQLMLRPGLRAMLGQAQPRFRLADLLEHRRIVVVNLNQGLLGPGAARLLGTLLVAQLWQHLLARQAEPAQRRQIVSVYIDEVQAFLAGLPGSLADALAQARSLGAAFHLVHQYRGQLSSEMMQAVETNTRSKVYFALSATDAAAAARLAPELEAADFQLLAQYQAYATVMHQGRRSGWFSLATRPAPPAVRDPALLYAASHARYGIPAEQTEAELIALTSGSTPAAVDANEQRNPTTTLQDTTTVATGDEISEGAANDLKPATLDEAGADGSTSGAESGRSRPAIGRRRRP; the protein is encoded by the coding sequence GTGAGCCAAGCGGTGGTGGTGTCGGCCCGGCCGGTCGGGGTGGGACTGGCGGCGGAGCGGCTGGTGGCGGTGGTGCGGGCTGTCCTGGCTTCCTTGGCGGTGACGGCTGAGGACGAGGAGCTGGTGGTTCAGCTGCAGCTGGGGCGGCGCTTTGCCCCGGAGGCTTTGGGGCGGGTGGAGCCGCAGGGCTGGCTGGAGCTGCTCGGCCTCGTTCCGATTCCGTCTCTTAGTGGTGAGCGGGGTCGGCGGCTAAAGGCGCAGGTGGGGCGGCATCGGGCGGCAGTCTGCCTCCGCCTGGGGGTGCGAGCGGCCTCGCCGCTGCGCCAGCGGACGCTGCTGCAGGGGCTGCTGGGGGCGCTGCGTGTGCTGGAGGGGCCGGGGATGCGGCTGCGCGCCCGTACGGAGCACCCCGCCCGGCTGGATGCGGTGCGGCGGCCCTGGCGGGCAGGGTTGGAGCTTGGTGCAGGAGAGATTGTGGCGATGGCGGGCTGGCCTATTGGTGAGCTGCCCTTGCCGCTGCTGGGTAGTGGGCACCCGCGCCTGGTGGCGCCGCCGCCGGAGGTGGGGTCTGGGTCGTCCCAGCGCGTCGTTGGGGCGAGTGCGGTGCCCGGTAAGGAGGAGTTGGTACGCCTGCCAATTTCTGATGCTATCTACCACACGCATCTGCTGGGGCCGACAGGTGTGGGTAAGTCGACGGTGCTGCTGTCCTTGGCGCTGGCTGATGCGGCCGAGGGCCGGGGGCTGCTCCTGCTCGACCCCAAGGGCGACTTGGCGACGGACTTCGTGGCGCGCCTGCCTCAGGAGCGGGCGGCGGATGTGGTGGTGCTGGATCCGACCAATCCCTGCCCGGTGGGGTTCAACCCGCTGGCCGGGCCGCCGGAGCTGGCGGTGGTGACGGCGGAGGCGGTGCTGGGGGTGCTGGCCGAGCTGTTTCGCGACAGCTGGGGCATCCGCACCGCCGATGTGCTCTCCGCCGCGCTGCTGACGTTGGCGCGTATCCCGCAGGCGACGCTGGTGTGGCTGGTGCCGCTGCTGACCAACCCGGCCTTCCGACGCCGGGTACTGGCACTGGCCCCACCTGATCCTTTGGGGACGGACGTCTTCTGGCAGGGCTATGAGGCCAAGCCGGTGCGGACCCAGGCGGTGGAGGTCGCGCCGGTGCTCAACAAGCTGCGCCAGCTGATGCTGCGCCCAGGCCTGCGGGCGATGCTGGGCCAGGCCCAGCCCCGCTTTAGGCTGGCGGATCTGCTGGAGCACCGACGCATTGTGGTGGTCAACCTCAACCAGGGCCTACTCGGGCCCGGAGCGGCCCGCTTGCTGGGGACCCTGCTGGTGGCGCAGCTGTGGCAGCACCTGCTGGCACGCCAGGCAGAGCCGGCCCAGCGGCGGCAGATCGTCAGCGTGTATATCGATGAGGTCCAGGCCTTCCTGGCGGGACTGCCCGGTAGCCTGGCCGACGCCTTGGCCCAGGCCCGCTCACTGGGCGCAGCCTTCCACCTGGTGCACCAGTACCGCGGCCAGCTGAGCAGCGAGATGATGCAGGCGGTGGAGACCAACACGCGCTCCAAGGTGTACTTCGCGTTGTCGGCGACCGATGCGGCCGCAGCGGCTCGGTTGGCTCCGGAGCTGGAGGCAGCCGACTTCCAGCTGCTGGCCCAGTACCAGGCCTACGCCACCGTCATGCACCAGGGACGCCGCTCGGGCTGGTTCTCCCTGGCCACCCGGCCTGCCCCACCAGCCGTGCGCGATCCAGCCCTGCTCTACGCCGCCAGCCACGCCCGCTACGGCATCCCGGCCGAGCAGACCGAAGCCGAGCTCATCGCCCTCACCAGCGGCAGTACGCCGGCCGCTGTCGACGCGAATGAGCAACGCAACCCGACGACGACGCTACAGGATACGACCACTGTTGCCACTGGAGATGAGATCAGTGAAGGAGCGGCTAATGATCTGAAGCCTGCCACTCTGGATGAGGCTGGGGCGGATGGATCCACGAGTGGGGCTGAGTCTGGGCGGTCCCGTCCCGCGATTGGCCGCAGGAGGCGACCATGA